A single Marinobacter sp. es.042 DNA region contains:
- a CDS encoding glutathione S-transferase family protein gives MITVHHLNNSRSQRVLWMLEELGVPYEIKHYQRDPKTMLAPESLKKVHPLGKSPVITDGDLVVAESGAIIEYLAHTYGKDTMLPESGGQAWLDYTYWLHYAEGSLMPPLVLRLVFEKVKTSPMPFFVKPVAKGISDKTNEMFIGPMIKTHLDFVESHLAKNTWFLGDKLSAADIQMSFPLEASVARGIVGRNQPHISGWVKRVHARPAYQRALEKGGDYDFA, from the coding sequence ATGATTACAGTTCACCACCTCAACAATTCCCGCTCACAGCGCGTTCTCTGGATGCTGGAAGAACTGGGTGTTCCCTATGAGATCAAGCATTACCAGCGAGATCCCAAGACCATGCTGGCCCCCGAAAGCCTGAAAAAGGTGCACCCGCTCGGAAAATCCCCGGTGATCACAGACGGCGATCTGGTGGTGGCCGAATCCGGTGCCATCATTGAATACCTGGCACACACCTACGGCAAAGACACCATGCTCCCGGAGAGCGGGGGGCAAGCCTGGCTCGACTACACCTATTGGTTGCACTACGCCGAAGGCTCATTGATGCCGCCTCTGGTGTTGCGACTTGTCTTCGAAAAGGTAAAAACCAGCCCGATGCCGTTCTTTGTGAAACCTGTCGCCAAGGGCATTTCGGACAAAACCAACGAAATGTTTATCGGCCCTATGATCAAGACCCACCTGGATTTCGTGGAAAGCCATCTGGCGAAGAACACCTGGTTCCTGGGGGACAAACTGAGCGCGGCGGACATCCAGATGAGCTTCCCGCTTGAGGCTTCCGTAGCCAGGGGCATCGTCGGCAGGAACCAGCCTCACATCAGCGGATGGGTCAAACGCGTTCATGCCCGACCGGCTTATCAGAGGGCGCTCGAGAAAGGCGGTGATTACGACTTCGCCTGA
- a CDS encoding alpha/beta fold hydrolase — protein sequence MAFAEVNGQRLYYEDTGGTGPVVVFSHGLLMDHEMFAPQVSAFRDRFRCITWDERGHGLTAVAQPEPFSYYDSADDLAALLTHLGVEKAVLVGMSQGGFLSLRCALTHPDRVVGLVMLDSQAGTEQEEKLPLYQQLISSFMEQGLTPEVGTTIANIILGSDYPDSEHWKEKWKTMSAANIGNNFQTLASRDDVTERLSEVSQPTLIIHGDADIAIPMERAQVMADKIPDAELVVIPGAGHAANLSHSDAVNQALDNFLQRLLPGSQ from the coding sequence ATGGCTTTCGCCGAGGTAAATGGCCAAAGGCTTTACTACGAGGACACTGGCGGGACTGGACCGGTTGTGGTGTTCTCGCACGGTCTGCTGATGGACCACGAAATGTTTGCTCCGCAGGTGTCGGCGTTTCGCGACCGTTTCCGATGCATCACCTGGGATGAGCGTGGGCATGGGCTCACCGCCGTTGCCCAGCCCGAACCCTTCAGTTACTACGACTCGGCAGATGACCTGGCTGCACTGCTCACGCATCTGGGCGTAGAAAAAGCCGTTCTGGTAGGGATGTCTCAGGGTGGCTTCCTGTCACTACGGTGTGCTCTGACTCATCCTGATCGGGTGGTCGGACTGGTGATGCTTGATAGCCAGGCAGGTACCGAGCAGGAAGAAAAGCTGCCCCTTTACCAGCAACTGATCAGTTCTTTTATGGAGCAGGGGCTGACCCCGGAAGTGGGTACCACCATTGCCAACATCATTCTTGGGAGTGATTACCCTGACAGTGAACACTGGAAGGAAAAATGGAAAACGATGTCGGCGGCAAACATCGGCAACAACTTCCAGACGCTGGCAAGCCGCGATGACGTCACGGAGCGTCTTTCAGAGGTTTCCCAGCCCACGCTTATTATCCATGGCGATGCTGACATTGCGATTCCGATGGAGCGGGCACAGGTGATGGCGGACAAAATCCCGGATGCCGAACTGGTCGTGATTCCCGGTGCCGGGCACGCCGCAAATCTGTCGCATTCGGACGCCGTTAATCAGGCGTTGGATAATTTTTTGCAACGGCTTTTACCCGGAAGCCAGTAG
- a CDS encoding GMC family oxidoreductase — MIFDYIVVGGGSAGAVMAARLSEDPDVSVCLLEAGGKGDHLLTRAPAGVVAIMPGHGKINNWAFNTEQQPELAGRRGFQPRGRGLGGSSLINAMLYVRGHRADYDGWAELGCDGWGWDDVLPYFRKAECHEGGASEYHGADGPLHVCKQRSPRPISEAFIEAAKERGYPASDDFNTGDNEGVGLYEVTQFHDTERNGERCSTAAAYLYPIMKQRNNLKVVTGARATRILFNGKRASGVEYRLKGQSLTASANREVILSAGAFGSPQLLQLSGVGNPDDILPHGIPMVHELPGVGRNLQDHLDFILAYKSADTDNFGFSLTGMKNMLRHSLQWRTDGTGMIASPFAEGAAFLKSDPEHDKPDLQLHFVVSIVEDHARKLHWGHGFSCHVCNLRPKSRGRVFLLSSDPMADPGIDPNYLSDPDDLNLTIKGAKITREILEGPALSPYRQSEMFGVHDDMSDEEWERHIRARADTIYHPVGTCKMGIDDLAVVDSSLKVHGLEGLRVVDASVMPTLIGGNTNAPTIMIAEKIADTIRTDG; from the coding sequence ATGATTTTTGATTACATCGTTGTAGGTGGCGGATCGGCTGGCGCTGTAATGGCGGCGCGATTGAGTGAGGACCCTGATGTCAGCGTCTGTCTTCTGGAGGCAGGCGGCAAGGGCGATCACTTGTTAACCCGCGCACCAGCTGGTGTGGTCGCGATCATGCCCGGCCATGGCAAGATCAATAACTGGGCGTTCAATACAGAGCAGCAGCCGGAGCTCGCTGGGCGTCGAGGATTTCAGCCCAGAGGCCGTGGGCTGGGAGGCTCCAGCCTGATCAACGCAATGCTTTATGTGCGTGGACACAGGGCGGATTATGATGGATGGGCCGAGCTGGGTTGCGACGGATGGGGATGGGATGATGTTTTGCCCTACTTCCGCAAAGCGGAATGCCATGAAGGTGGAGCCAGCGAATACCATGGGGCCGATGGCCCATTGCATGTTTGCAAACAGCGATCACCAAGGCCCATTTCCGAAGCCTTTATCGAGGCGGCTAAAGAGCGAGGCTATCCCGCAAGCGACGATTTCAATACCGGCGACAACGAGGGCGTTGGCCTGTATGAAGTTACCCAGTTTCATGACACCGAACGCAATGGTGAACGCTGTTCCACCGCTGCGGCATATTTGTATCCGATCATGAAACAGCGCAACAACCTCAAGGTTGTGACCGGTGCCCGTGCGACCCGAATTCTTTTTAACGGAAAACGTGCTTCAGGCGTTGAGTATCGGCTCAAGGGCCAATCGCTCACGGCCTCAGCAAACCGCGAAGTCATCCTATCCGCCGGTGCCTTCGGCTCCCCGCAATTACTACAGCTATCCGGAGTGGGAAATCCCGACGACATCCTCCCGCATGGAATTCCCATGGTTCACGAGCTGCCGGGCGTCGGCCGAAATCTGCAGGATCATCTGGATTTCATTCTGGCCTACAAGTCTGCAGATACCGATAACTTTGGCTTCAGTTTAACGGGCATGAAAAACATGCTTCGCCATTCCCTCCAATGGCGAACGGATGGGACGGGTATGATTGCCTCACCCTTTGCAGAGGGGGCGGCATTCCTAAAGTCTGACCCGGAGCACGACAAGCCGGACCTGCAGCTGCACTTCGTCGTCTCCATCGTGGAGGATCACGCCCGTAAACTGCATTGGGGACACGGCTTCAGTTGCCACGTCTGCAACCTGCGGCCGAAATCCCGAGGGCGTGTCTTCCTGTTAAGCTCCGACCCAATGGCCGATCCCGGCATCGACCCCAACTACTTGTCCGACCCGGACGACCTGAATCTGACTATCAAAGGCGCAAAAATCACCCGGGAAATTTTAGAAGGGCCTGCACTCTCGCCGTACCGACAATCCGAAATGTTCGGCGTTCACGACGACATGAGCGATGAGGAATGGGAACGCCACATTCGCGCCCGCGCGGATACGATCTATCACCCGGTAGGCACCTGCAAGATGGGCATAGATGATCTGGCCGTGGTTGACTCCAGCCTCAAGGTTCACGGACTTGAGGGTTTACGGGTGGTCGACGCTTCAGTCATGCCGACTTTGATTGGTGGTAACACCAACGCCCCGACGATCATGATTGCTGAAAAGATCGCCGATACGATTCGAACCGACGGATAA
- a CDS encoding patatin-like phospholipase family protein yields MKLNPFNTRIGLALGGGAAKGIAHIGVLKAFEEEQIKIHCISGTSAGALIASYYAFGRPAESILSICSTLNLSKIINFTFERGGLFSTNAIREMIHRDLGDVRIEDAEIPLAICATDIETGEQLIFREGNLADVVCASMAVPGLFVPVEIDGRILVDGGLVENVPISPLAKMGAGITVAVDLSHVSRYPKPDNTFDVISNAINIGIDFNTRKQLKHADISVPLDLSDYSLTNNADRVDELYREGYHPMKKKIRQVLWYKRMHVAISLLKTTRTLMPFKVPEILKELRRHGFAVRNRH; encoded by the coding sequence ATGAAACTCAACCCCTTTAACACCCGCATCGGTCTGGCTCTGGGAGGCGGCGCTGCCAAAGGCATTGCGCACATTGGTGTGCTGAAAGCGTTTGAAGAAGAGCAAATCAAGATTCATTGCATTTCGGGCACGAGCGCCGGCGCGCTTATCGCGAGCTATTACGCTTTCGGCCGCCCGGCGGAATCCATCCTCAGCATTTGCTCAACGCTGAACCTCTCCAAAATCATCAACTTTACCTTTGAGCGCGGAGGGCTGTTCAGCACCAACGCCATTCGGGAGATGATTCACCGCGATCTGGGCGATGTCCGGATCGAGGACGCCGAGATTCCGCTGGCCATCTGTGCCACGGATATCGAAACCGGCGAACAGTTGATCTTCCGGGAAGGCAATCTGGCGGATGTCGTGTGCGCCTCAATGGCGGTTCCCGGCCTGTTTGTACCTGTTGAAATCGATGGGCGGATTCTGGTGGACGGGGGGCTGGTGGAAAACGTCCCCATTTCGCCATTGGCCAAAATGGGTGCTGGTATTACGGTGGCCGTTGATCTCAGCCATGTCAGCCGTTATCCGAAGCCGGACAACACCTTCGATGTCATTTCCAACGCCATCAACATTGGCATCGATTTCAACACCCGCAAGCAACTGAAGCATGCCGACATATCGGTACCTCTGGACCTGAGCGACTACAGCCTTACCAATAACGCCGACCGCGTTGACGAGCTTTATCGGGAAGGCTATCACCCGATGAAGAAGAAGATCCGCCAGGTACTCTGGTACAAACGGATGCATGTTGCCATCAGTCTTCTGAAAACAACCCGAACGTTGATGCCCTTCAAGGTGCCCGAGATTCTGAAGGAGCTCAGGCGCCACGGCTTTGCGGTGCGCAATCGTCATTAG